The Perognathus longimembris pacificus isolate PPM17 unplaced genomic scaffold, ASM2315922v1 HiC_scaffold_5345, whole genome shotgun sequence nucleotide sequence gctagggacagtgctcaggcccccagttcaagccccaggactggcaaaaaaataaaataaataaaaaggggtAGAGACTAGATCAGTGGTACCCAGGagctggagggaggaagaaaccaggaattcctgttcAATACAAACAAAGATTTTGTTGTGCAACCTGAGTAAGCTGCAAGGAGGTGCAGTGTAATGGGGTGCCCAGGGTTCATGATGTAGTGTTAGGCACTATAAGAGATATTAGAGGACAAATCCAATGTCAAAGCTCCCttgccgccccacccccacccctgaggacACAGCTGAGAGTCCCCACCTGGGACAGTATTCAGGGCCCCCATCAGCTGCTCCACCTCAGTGAAGTCCAAGGTCTGGTCTTCGAAGTCGGGTTGTGTGAAGATCTCCACATCTGTCTTTGTTTTCAGGAACTTCCCGAG carries:
- the LOC125345144 gene encoding fibronectin type III and SPRY domain-containing protein 2-like, translated to MADRLGKFLKTKTDVEIFTQPDFEDQTLDFTEVEQLMGALNTVPGGDSQLCPQGWGWGGKGALTLDLSSNISYSA